The following proteins come from a genomic window of Schistocerca cancellata isolate TAMUIC-IGC-003103 chromosome 10, iqSchCanc2.1, whole genome shotgun sequence:
- the LOC126106587 gene encoding arylalkylamine N-acetyltransferase 1 — protein MASFPGIDFSPIPEARYDDVIKHLRDNFFADEPLNCSVRLCQPGEPHAELEEHALSTLRDRLSWMAMDTDTGQVVGVALNGVSRRGDLAEAQERLAAVSDDKFRTIFGLLYGVNRRLDLFAAHGVDQIFECRILSVDSRYRGRGLARRLLQLSEGTARERGFKLLKEDATGLFSQRVAESLGLQTACQVRYCDYTAEDTGEIVFHTPQPHDCLKIMVKVLD, from the exons ATGGCCAGCTTTCCAGGGATCGACTTCTCGCCGATCCCAGAGGCTCGGTACGACGACGTCATCAAGCACCTGCGGGACAACTTCTTCGCCGACGAGCCCCTCAACTGCTCGGTGCGGCTCTGTCAGCCTGGAGAACCACACGCCGAGCTGGAAGAGCATGCACTCAGCACGCTGAGGGACAGGCTGTCTTGGATGGCCATGGACACAGACACCGGGCAG GTGGTGGGGGTGGCGCTGAACGGCGTGTCGCGGCGTGGCGACTTGGCCGAGGCGCAGGAGCGGCTGGCCGCCGTCTCGGACGACAAGTTCCGCACCATCTTCGGACTTCTGTACGGCGTCAACCGCCGGCTGGACCTGTTCGCAGCGCACGGCGTCGACCAGATCTTCGAGTGCCGCATCCTGTCGGTGGACTCGCGGTACCGAGGTCGCGGTCTGGCCAGGCGCCTGCTCCAGCTGAGCGAGGGGACGGCCAGGGAGAGAGGCTTCAAG CTGCTGAAGGAGGACGCCACAGGCCTCTTCTCACAGCGGGTCGCAGAATCCCTGGGTCTGCAGACGGCGTGCCAGGTTCGCTACTGCGACTACACCGCGGAGGACACTGGTGAGATCGTCTTCCACACGCCGCAGCCGCACGACTGCCTCAAGATCATGGTAAAGGTGCTCGACTAA